Genomic segment of Reinekea marina:
CAAACCGCACGTCTTGGTGATCTTTCAAAAACATTAATGTCTTTTGCACGTAAACCTTCTGAAAAACAAAGCATTGTAAATATGTACGCCTGTGTAGAAGAAGCATTTATGTTGGTACAACCTCGAGTTAAATCAAAAAAAATTATTTTAAAGCACCAAGTACCGAAAACCGCGAAGGTTTATGGCAATGCGATTCAACTGAGCCAAGTGATGCTTAATTTACTCAGTAACGCTATAGATGCGGTAACCGATGCGCAGCATCATTTAAGTTCACCTCAGGTTTTAGTGAGTTTTCAAATAACTGAAGCGTATATAGACATATCAGTAGAAGATTCAGGAGACGGCATAGACTCAGCTAACCGAGACTCTATATTCGAACCATTTTTTACATCAAAGAAATCTGGAGCCGGCCTAGGATTAGGGTTATCCATCGTTAAAGACATCATTAAATCTCATGGTGGCAAAATAGTTACCCGTCAATCACAATTAGGTGGGGCTTGCTTTACTATTTCCCTTCCAAACAATAATCACAATTAAGTGAAGAGCACTGAATAACAATGACAAGAACAACAGAATTATCGGTTCAAGCGACTATCTGGCTTACGGATGATGACAATGATTTGATCCATGCGCTTCAACAGGGGTTGGAGCTAGAAGGGTTTAACGTTCGAACAGATCTTGCTGCGCGAGAAATTCTTTCACACCTATCAAGTGATTCATTCAGTGTGGTGATCAGCGATATTATGATGCCAGATTTGACCGGAATGGATTTTCTATCGAAAGCCATTGAAATAGATTCCGCCATTCCTGTAATTCTAATGACCGTCATGGCGATGTACCGTTAGCGGTTGAAGCGATTCAAAAAGGAGCTTATGATTTTCTCGAAAAACCTTCCCTATTTTAAGCTTAGTCGAAGTTGTTAAGCGCGCAATTGAGAAAAGACGTTTAGTATTAGAAAATCGAAGCTTACGAGAAACTATTGATGATCATAATCCTATCAGTCAGCGCCTAGTCGGCAGATCACCAAAGATGGCTTTACTGCGCGAACAAATTTTAGCCCTGTCTACGACCAATGTAGACAGCCTAATTATTGGAGAAACAGGGTCAGGAAAAGAAGTTGTGGCTCGAGCCATTCACGATTTCTCTCAAAGAAAAGAAAAACCCTTTGTAGCCATTAATTGCGCAGCCATACCCGCGGATATCATTGAAAGTGAATTATTCGGTCATGAACAAGGAGCGTTTACGGGAGCGACAAAAAAGCGGATTGGTAAACTTGAGTATGCCGCGGGCGGTACAGTATTTTTAGATGAAATCGATTCAATGCCTTTGGATTTACAAGCAAAAATTTTACGAGCGATTGAACAAAGGACGATTGAACCGTTAGGTTCTAATAAATCCGTCAATCTAGATGTAACCTTTATAGCCTCCACCAAAGAAGACCTAGAAACCCTTTCCAACAACCAAGAGTTTCGAATGGATTTGTATTACCGTTTAAACGTAATACGTTTCAATATTCCGCCTCTACGCGAGCGGACAGAGGATATTCCCTTGCTATTTTTTCACTTATCAAGGATTGCAAGAAGCAAATACCGCAGAGATATACCAGAAATATCACCTAACTTAGTAGATCAATTATGTAGATACCCTTGGCCGGGTAACGTTCGCGAGTTAAGAAACTACGCAGATCGGTTCGTTTTGGGCATGTGGAACGGTTTTATTGAAACTAGAGAAGAGTCCCAATCGGTGACTTAGCCACACGCCTTCAGCAATATGAGAAAACAGTCATTGAACACGAATTGATAAAAAATGGCGGCTCTCTAAAAGAAACCTATTTATCCTTAGGTTATCTCGCAAGGTCTCTACGACAAGATTAAAAGACTGGCCATTCAGACAGATCAATTGATTGATCCACAAGACATGATGGGTAGCTAGCTACCCACTAGCTATCATCGATCTGCTGTTCATGTGTCATCTCCTACACATGAAATGGATCTTTAATCATGAGTAGCCCTACTTCTTCGTATGTATTAGCTGTTTGGCACACCTATTGCTATTTTACTTTCCAATTCCGCGCTTCGAACCAGTTGCACGGTTTTGTTAAACAAAAACAATAAATCAATAAGGGCAATTCAATGACTATTAAAAAACTAGCACAAGTTTTGGCTACCGTTACCTTTGGTGCTACCGCTTCTTTAGCTGCTGCGAACTGCGACCCAGGTGAAACTGTTGTAAAGCTGAGCCACGTAACGGGTGGCACAACGCACCCTAAGGTAGTTGCGTCAAACAACTTCGCAGAGCGTGTAAACAAAGAACTCAATGGTAAAATGTGTGTAGAAGTATACCCAAGCAGCACCTTGTTTGGTGACAGTAAAGAATTAGAAGCACTTTTATTAGGTGATGTTCAACTTTTAGCGCCTTCGCTCTCCAAATTTGGTTCTTATACTGAAAAATTCGGTGTGTTTGACTTGCCGTTTATCTTTAAAGACATTGATGCTGCCATTCGCTTTACACAATCGAAAGAAGGCATGGGCTTACTCAATGAAATGGAAGATGTAGGCTTTGTAGGTTTAGGTTATTGGATGTCGGGCATGAAGTACTTCTCAGCCAACAAACCATTAATAGAACCAACGGATGCGAAAGGGCTAAAATTCCGAGTACAAACATCCGATGTTGCTAAGGCAA
This window contains:
- a CDS encoding response regulator — its product is MTRTTELSVQATIWLTDDDNDLIHALQQGLELEGFNVRTDLAAREILSHLSSDSFSVVISDIMMPDLTGMDFLSKAIEIDSAIPVILMTVMAMYR
- a CDS encoding sensor histidine kinase; translation: MRTAELRNTNERLRKEVSERILTEQQLKTTQQELIHSAKLAAIGQMSTNLSHEYNQPLATMRTYAENGLKFLRLNKYEQAMDNFERIIQQTARLGDLSKTLMSFARKPSEKQSIVNMYACVEEAFMLVQPRVKSKKIILKHQVPKTAKVYGNAIQLSQVMLNLLSNAIDAVTDAQHHLSSPQVLVSFQITEAYIDISVEDSGDGIDSANRDSIFEPFFTSKKSGAGLGLGLSIVKDIIKSHGGKIVTRQSQLGGACFTISLPNNNHN
- a CDS encoding sigma 54-interacting transcriptional regulator, whose product is MALLREQILALSTTNVDSLIIGETGSGKEVVARAIHDFSQRKEKPFVAINCAAIPADIIESELFGHEQGAFTGATKKRIGKLEYAAGGTVFLDEIDSMPLDLQAKILRAIEQRTIEPLGSNKSVNLDVTFIASTKEDLETLSNNQEFRMDLYYRLNVIRFNIPPLRERTEDIPLLFFHLSRIARSKYRRDIPEISPNLVDQLCRYPWPGNVRELRNYADRFVLGMWNGFIETREESQSVT